In candidate division KSB1 bacterium, the following proteins share a genomic window:
- the aat gene encoding leucyl/phenylalanyl-tRNA--protein transferase, translating into MIPAEVLLDGYSQGIFPMADEDGEIRWYEADPRTILDIHHYHIPHDLRRILNHNRFEIRVDTAFAQVIRACADRASTWISEEIIASYINLHKLGYAHSVETWSRPAILPGGKKQEAELVGGLYGVALGAAFFGESMFHRASYASKVALAHLAERLKNQGFELHDAQMMSPTLKSFGAQQISCEEYLKRLRQALTKSRKF; encoded by the coding sequence ATGATTCCCGCCGAAGTTTTGTTGGACGGCTACAGCCAGGGCATCTTTCCAATGGCCGATGAAGATGGGGAGATTCGATGGTACGAAGCCGACCCCCGCACGATTCTTGACATTCATCATTACCATATCCCGCACGATTTACGGCGCATTTTAAACCACAACCGATTTGAAATTCGTGTTGACACCGCATTCGCGCAGGTGATTCGCGCCTGCGCCGATCGCGCCTCGACCTGGATTTCCGAAGAGATCATCGCGTCTTACATCAACCTGCACAAATTGGGATACGCCCACAGCGTTGAAACGTGGTCGCGCCCAGCCATTTTACCCGGCGGCAAAAAGCAGGAAGCGGAATTGGTGGGGGGATTATACGGTGTGGCGCTTGGTGCGGCATTTTTCGGGGAATCGATGTTTCATCGCGCCTCGTACGCCTCAAAAGTGGCGCTGGCGCATCTGGCGGAACGTTTGAAGAACCAGGGCTTCGAGCTGCACGATGCGCAAATGATGAGTCCAACGCTCAAATCATTTGGCGCTCAACAGATTTCATGCGAAGAATATTTGAAACGCCTGCGCCAGGCGCTGACCAAGAGCCGGAAATTTTAA